DNA sequence from the Deltaproteobacteria bacterium genome:
TCCTTGATTCTAACCGGACCCTTGATGATTGTGTTTCAATTATGCTTAATATTTTGCTTTTTTCAAGCTAAATTTACGCATTGTATAATTTTTAATTTTTCCTGAATTTCGGATATCTCCAAGATAGGGTCTCCCGTGTTACCGTGGGAATGATAAGACGCCATCGGCGATATTGCCAGATATTTCAGAATGTCAGTTAATCTCCATCTATCTGCACTGCATGGTTATCCAAATTGCGGCGATATGGCGAAGCCCCAGTTCATTTCAATAGCTAACCAGTGTGGTAGAAGCATAATTGATTTAGTATAATCTAACCCTGTAATTTTGATACGGTCTCCTATCTTTGCCGAAAATGGATTTGTCACTTCTAAAACCGTCGCGAGTGCCGTTGGGTCGTCTTCAACAGATCCCGGGTCGGAGGCATGACGGCACGCTGAAGGATCTGAGCAAACAAAATGTGTTCGGCAGGTAAGGGGCCTCATGGGATAAACGCTGCACTCGCCTTCTACAAGCAGTGGGCAGTAATGGTAGGCAGGAGAGGCAAGTTGCTCGACACTATGGGCAGCATCCCGCCGACCTCTCCTCATTTTATCCCACTCATGCCATTTTTGTGTTCTAATCCGGAGGTCCTCGATCTGACATAGTGAGAGTTCTTGCTTTATGAAATGCCCCAAGGCTTGGGCTTCTGCAATGTTTGTTAGAATGTGTTGTCCGCAGCAATAGAAACAGCCTCGCTTGCAGGTTGAAATTTTACCTTCTTCGATATACAGTCGATTGAGCTCACACCCAGCTGCTTCATCTACGGATGAATACACACTGCTTACGAAGTCTTTTTGGAAAAGAATGCCAAGATTTCCATAGCCCGCGGTACGATTTCTACCTGCTACCTCGCGCATGAGTTCTCTCCTCGTTTGATAAGAGTGTCGATATTTATTGCCAACTACGGCCGATAAATATCCGCAAGACATCGCGACCATCCCTGGCCACCTGTGGATACTTGACCCCATAACCACAATCATGTAAACTTGGTACCGTTCCATTCCCAGTCCGGCAAGCATCATCTTCAAACCATAACCCGAAGGTGATTCAAACATAAATTTAACAAAAATACGTCTTCCCATAGTTCGATAACTGTGCTTGCTACTCATTGAAGAGGATTCGAACCCATGAGTGCTATCTATGAAATTTGTGAAAAACAGGGTGTATTGGTTGTAAAGATAGAGGGCGATCCTGAAGTATCCGATATAACGCAAGCATTAGACCAGATTCGTGACGAATCTGGTTACCGTAATTTAGCCCGTCTTTGGGATTTTCGAAACGCCACCTTCAATTTTTCTGTCAGCGAACTTGAAGAAATTGCTGCCCATGCTGCATCAGCGGACCTCGAACGAACAAAAGTGGCCATGTTGGTGAGTCAGGATTTATCATTTGGAGTTTCACGCATGTACAGAGCGTACAGGCAAAATGAGTTCACCGATGTCAATGTTTTCAAAGATGAGTCCGAAGCAATAAAATGGTTGCTTGAATAGCTGCGTGGGGTCATAACGGTACGACACGTTTTCAAAGGGCAGCGTTGATAAAGGTGCTGCCCTTTCCTTTTTCCACATGTGATAGTCATGAACTTTTTTATATGTATTCTTATTGGGTATTGATGGAATTTGTTGATATTTGGCGCTTTAGGATTTGCCAGAGAAGCCATTATAGCAAGCACGGATTCAGGTCATAACCTTGTAGTGAACGTACATCAGATGGTCACCCATGCGGCGGACCGCTTCGAGGGTGAGGTCCATGTCGACTTTTTCCGCAAACAGGGGCACACCGGATCCGAACATGACCGGTGAGTAGGTGAGGATGATGTCGTCGATCAGACCCTGCCGGGCGAAAAGGGCGTTGATGGTGGCACCGCCGGACACGACGGCGTGCGCGTAGCCCTCGCCCTCCAGCGAACGCAGCAGGTCGCGGGGCGGGAGATCCGTGAAGATCACATTGTCCCACGGCGTTGTCCGGTCTTTTCTCCTGGTGAGGATAACCACTTTTCTCCCGAGCAGCGGCCGGTCCAGCGTGGCGAAGGTTTTAGATCCCATGATGACGACCCCGGCCCTCTGGGTGAAAGACTTGAACAGCCGCTTATCTTCCGGTGCCGTCCAGTCCGTCAGGTGGGCGTCGTCCCTGCCGATCAATCCGTCGGCGGTCAAGGCCATTAAAAGGGTAACTCTCATGTGCGGCTTCACCCCTTGTTATCCAGCAAATGTTTCAAGCGCTGAATCTCCTCTTTACAACGCACCAGTTCTTCGGTGGTCTCCCGCAGGCGGCTGGCTAAAATCTCTGCAAACCCCCTGAAAACAATGTACTTGATATCGGAGCGCTTTTCCCTGGGCAGCTTGTCGATGTTGGATATGTCGGTAGCCAGGCATATGGTCCTGTCGATGGCCTGCACGGAAGCCGACCGTATGGTGCCGCCGATGATGCCCATTTCGCCAAAGACATCACCGATGCGCCTCAGGGTGACCAGTACCTTGCCGTTCTTGATAATCTTGGCTTTGCCCGACACCAGATAGAAGATCCAGTTGTCATGGGAGCCTTCTTCCAGAATCAGTTCGCCGGGCTTGTACTCCAGCAGCTTTGCCATCTGCAGAAGCTCCTGGAAATCCGATTCGCTGAAGTGCTCGAGAATGGGAATCTGCCTCAATTTGTTGATGAGCTCCGAATTGTCCTTATAGAATTCTTCCCCGATCTTCATGATGCGTCCTCTGTCATGCGAATGAAGGGTTGAACCGATACACTGAGCGCGGACCGTCGCTTTCCGGGCGCAACCATTTTGTCATTGCCCTATTCCCGGCAATCAGCGACCTCCGGCAGAGCCTTAAGGTATGAGGGAGGCTCCTCGAAAGGGCATCGTCTGCCGTCGCGGCTGATTGGTTTTAAGACTGGTACCATAACAGCAAATCGGTTTTTTTTCAACTTAAACGGAGCCTTTTTTCCGATTGTCCGTGTAAACATCGGCCTTGCCATGAGATAAATTTATGGCTTGCAAGATTGCTATCCGTTTTATAATGCATACACAATCGCCGCCATCCTGAAACCGCCCGGCGGCGAATGTCATCCGATTGTCGCTTTTTCAGCAAACAACCGGACCAAAGGAGCAAAACGCATGCACTATGAAGGAATGATCATCAGGCCACCCAGCGAGGCCAACAGCATTTTGTTGCAGGTCACCGTGGGCTGCTCTCACAATAAATGCACTTTCTGCGGGACCTATACCGGGGAACGCTTCAAGATAAAAACGGACGACATCATCATGCAGGACATCGCTTTCGCCGCTGAATACTGCCGCCGCCAAAGGCGGGTCTTCCTGTGTGACGGGGATGCTCTGATCGTTCCCCAGAAAAGACTGCTCAAGATCCTGGCAGCCATCGAGGCGCAGCTGCCTTGGGTGACCAGGATCGGTGTTTATGCCAACACCAAAAGCATCGCCATGAAAACGCCCGAGGAGTTGGCGGAGCTCAAATCCCACGGGCTCGGCATCGCCTACATGGGATTGGAAAGCGGCGATGATGCCACCCTGAAAGCGGTTAGAAAGGGCGCCACGGCCGAAAAAATGATACAAATGGGAAAAAAGATCAGGGCGGCGGGGATCAAACTCTCCATAACGGTGCTGCTCGGTCTGGCGGGCCGCAAGCGCTCGGAGGTTCACGCCCGGGAAACGGGCAGGGTGCTTTCGGCCATCGATCCGGAATATGTCGGCGCTTTGAGCCTGATGCTGGTTCCGGGCACTCCCCTGCATGACGATCACCAGGCCGGAAGGTTCGAACTTCTCGAGGCCGACGAAATGCTCAGGGAGCTGCGGCATATGATCGCCAGCACCCACCTTTCCAGGGGGCTTTTTCATGCCAACCACGCGTCCAACTACCTCCCCATCAGGGCCAGAATGCCCCGGGACAGGGAAAAGACGCTGGCACTCATCGACCGTGCCCTGGCCGGAGGCGTGTCCCTCAAGCCGGAGTGGATGAGAGCGCTATGATGCACTTCACCAGGGAAAACCATTTTAAGCATGACAACATCATGATTATCACCAACTGAAAATGTATTATAAGGAGACCGGCTCATGACCAAACAGACGGCGGACTTTGCAGGTAGTATGGACGAACTTTGCATCAACACCAT
Encoded proteins:
- a CDS encoding cyclic nucleotide-binding domain-containing protein; translated protein: MKIGEEFYKDNSELINKLRQIPILEHFSESDFQELLQMAKLLEYKPGELILEEGSHDNWIFYLVSGKAKIIKNGKVLVTLRRIGDVFGEMGIIGGTIRSASVQAIDRTICLATDISNIDKLPREKRSDIKYIVFRGFAEILASRLRETTEELVRCKEEIQRLKHLLDNKG
- a CDS encoding B12-binding domain-containing radical SAM protein, whose translation is MHYEGMIIRPPSEANSILLQVTVGCSHNKCTFCGTYTGERFKIKTDDIIMQDIAFAAEYCRRQRRVFLCDGDALIVPQKRLLKILAAIEAQLPWVTRIGVYANTKSIAMKTPEELAELKSHGLGIAYMGLESGDDATLKAVRKGATAEKMIQMGKKIRAAGIKLSITVLLGLAGRKRSEVHARETGRVLSAIDPEYVGALSLMLVPGTPLHDDHQAGRFELLEADEMLRELRHMIASTHLSRGLFHANHASNYLPIRARMPRDREKTLALIDRALAGGVSLKPEWMRAL
- a CDS encoding dihydrofolate reductase family protein; its protein translation is MRVTLLMALTADGLIGRDDAHLTDWTAPEDKRLFKSFTQRAGVVIMGSKTFATLDRPLLGRKVVILTRRKDRTTPWDNVIFTDLPPRDLLRSLEGEGYAHAVVSGGATINALFARQGLIDDIILTYSPVMFGSGVPLFAEKVDMDLTLEAVRRMGDHLMYVHYKVMT